The segment ATTGCTCTTTATACAATAAAGAGAGATTTTTTACGTTTTTTGAGGTTCTGATGAATCAAAGTCGGGTAAAAATAAAACCAGAGATACAAAAGACTTGAAGATTTATTACGGTCCGAACACAGCTTTAAGAAAATCTTTATCGAGAGCCAGACAGCTGATGAAAGTGGCGTTCGcaaaaagtaagaaaaaaaaaacaagctgCATGAACGAATACTCTATCTTTAAGCTTGAGAACTCTAGAAACAGTTTCTTAAGTTTCTGTCAATAGCACTTCTCAAATGTCTCTCAGTCTCGGTTCTGTTCCATTCTGAATATAGAATCAActggatgacaaaaaaaaacagcaggGAATTGATTAGGAAAACTCTGAACAAATATCCAAACATACGTAGAGTATCGCAAGGAGAGGACTTgaaacaaacaagaaaaatgCAAACATTGTAAATTGATAATATAACTAAACAAGAACATataaagcaaagaaaaaaagattaaataacGATCACTTGCATAAGACTAAAAGTCTATATGGAGAGAAGAAGCACACAGGGCAATAATATACGTTTTCTAAAAAAGAGTACACCCACGAAAGCTTTGACATCAGATATCAATACAACTAAGCAAAAATCGTAAAGCTCATCTCCAAAGCAAAAACAAGAGCAATGATGGCATTTTGACAAAATCTCAAACCCTTCTTATACATTTTCTACAACAAAGTACACCCAAGGGCCAAGACGCCAGCATTAACATCAGATCTCAGTACTACTAATCATCAAGCCTAAACAAACGGTCAAAGCTCATCTCCAACGCAAAAACCAGAGCAAAGATGGCATTGGCACATTCACATAATCTCTAAccttttttatacattttctacAACATTGTACACCCAAGGTGCCATATTTAACATCAGATATCAACATACTATTAACCATCAATCCTAAACAATCGGTTAAAGCTCATCtccaaagcaaaacaaaaaagagcAAAGATGGCATATTCACATAATCTTCAACcttttaaaacattttgtaCTACAAAGTACACCCAAGACGCCAGCTTTAACATCAGATATCAATACTATAAACCATCAATCCTAACAAACAGTTAACCTCATCTCCAAagcaaaaagaaagagaaaatatgGCATATTCAGAAAATCTTCATCCCTTTTTATACAATTTCCACAACACAGTACACCAAGACGCCAGCTTTAACATCAGATATCAATACTAATAACCACAAACCATAAACAAACGGTTAAGGCTCATCTCCAAAGCAAACACAAGAGCAAAAATGGCCAATTGACAAAATCTATAACCTTTTTATACATATTCTACAGAGAAGTACACCCAAGATGCCAGCTTTCATCAATACTAATAACCATCAAATCCTAAACACACGTTTAAAGCTCATCTCCAAAGCAAAAACAAGAGCAACTAACCATCAATCCTAAACAAACGGCTAAAGCTCAACTCCAAACTCCAAAGCAAAAAACAAGAACAAAGATGGCTTGTTAACGAAATCTATAACCTCGGTGAACTACTAATCATCAATCCTAAATCCTGAAATTGGTTACATTTGTTCGAGAAAACAAACAATCAAAGCTCGTCTGAATAGCAAAAGCCGGAGAAAAAACGATACATTTGCTACAAGCCTACAACAAAGTAAAAGCCAGGTGTTACTGAACCACTGAACATCAAAATCGTAAATCATGAGTGATACCATAAGAAGAAAAGCTCTAACCTTTAAAAACGAATCATCTCAACTTCTCTTTACTCGAGCTCTTCTTAGCCGCGTCCATAACCTTCTCAAGATACCCTTCAATCGGCGGCGTAAGCGTAGCCATACCTCGATTCGCCGGAAACGGCGTCAAATCAGGCTCCAACGCCGCCATCTTCAGCTTCTCCGGCAACGCCTCGATCGCCGCCTTCTTCATATTCAGCAGCACAGTCTCCGCCGCCCTCCTCTCTCTATGCTCCCTCATCAGCACCTTACTGTTCTCCTTCGCGAGCCTCTCCCCGTCCTCCGCCGTCACCTTGTACTTCACCAGCTCCTCGGCGCTAAAGATCCCCAGCGAGACGTAATCCAATCCCGCGGTCCCGATCCGCATCGGCTCGTCGGTGTTGATCCCCATCGCGGCGGCTCCTCCTTTCTTCTGAATCTCCATGTCGCGCTGCTTGTCCTTGCTGATCAGGCCTAGCTTCTCGCGCTGGGCCTCGCGCTCGGCCTCTTTGGGGGTTAGGGAGCGAACGGGACAGGGAGCGTTTAGGCATTGCTCGTAGAGCTTTTGCTTTTCGTCGGAGATTCGTCCTTTGCCTTTGACGGCTTCCTCTCCGTCTCCGGATGCGGCGGGGGTTTTGCCGCCGCCGCCTTTCTTGGTGGAGAGCTTGTTACGCTTCAGGGGTTGGCCTGTTTTCAGCTTGGCTTTTCCTTTGGGGGTTCCGCCGGCGGAGCATCTCTGGATGAGGTTGTAGGTCAGTGATTCGATGATTGGTTTTGGTCTTGTGATTCGAATCATGGTGAGTTTGTGATTCACTCTCGAGAGCTTTCGTGTGAAATGGTGTTTGAGCAGTAGGGAGGATTTAGGGTTTTGACTTCGACTGTGAAAGAGGAGCTCAGAGTACGACGTCGTCGTTTGGGTTAAAGAATGATGTCACGAGACTGTAATTTTACCTGAAAGGGAGGGTATTTTTGTCATTAACAAACGTTAGGAGACGAGTGTGATAGCAAGGGCACTCTTGTCATAAACAAGCTCCAAGATAGCATTATGTTTCTTGGTTGGATTCCATCTGAACTAAACCCgactttttggtaaatgttcGGTTCGGTCGATTTGATTTATGGTTCACCCGTTATACTTTTGTTCGATTTTGGTAAAATCAAACCGAGTAATCCCGTGTCTGAATTGTTGCAGAACCGCATTCAACCCCTGCGTTTTCACCGAATGGGATTTTGTGTGATATCAACtagagccaaaaaaaaaaaccattacaAAGACTCAAttactaataaatataaataactatctcaaatatttaatcttatatttattttgattaatatatttaaatctaaaatatcattaatgaatataaataaataaatatggatCAAAAATGTATattagataaaattataaaatctatttgaatttaaaattaattctaAACCCAAACATCCAGATTTtggatttaattaaaaaaattatctttttttaattgttgcacaaaactgaaaccaaaccaaatgtttgtcaaaccgaaccgaatacaAACCAAATTTTTATTACGTTACCAAATCTTAAATCGTATGTGAATCTTAACCAAGCCACGTAGCAACAACTCAACGTTCCAAACACAAATCATCTGATGAATAACAGTACAATCCAAGTCACAGATACAAAGTGACGCTATCTTAAAGTCTTAACATCCATACAAAATGGATCACCACAAGATTTATTCATTTGCAGAAATGTAGAAAACAATTACACGACTCAATACACTTCAACATGCCATTGCTTGTTCTTCCTAAGCTGAGTAAGCTTCTGCTCCCAGCTTTCACCTCTCTCTTCCGCAACTCTCTTGAGCGTATCCTGAATCCCAGGCATCATTCCTTTAAGCCCACAAAAGTAAATATGAGCTCCATTGTCCAAAAGCTTGAAGATCTCATCACTATACTCCTCAATCTTGTCCTGCACATACATCTTCCCTCCTTTcttgttcttctcttctctgcTCAGCGCTTTATCATACCTGAAGTTCTCAGGATAGTCCTTGAGGTAGCTTGAGAACTCTTCATCGTAGAGAAGACTGTCTGAGTTAGCCACACCGAGGAAGAGCCACGCGAGTCCATCAAACTTGAATGTAGGAACGTCCTCCATGAACATACGGCGCAAGTACCCTCTGAATGGAGCTACTCCGGTTCCCGTAGCAATCATTATGTGAGTAGCTTTTGGATCTTCTTCAGGCAAAAGCATTACCTTTCCAGATGGACCTGTGATTTGGACCTTATCTCCAGGTTTAGCATTGCACAAGAAGTTACTACACACACCAGCTTTGGAAGGATCTTCCTTTCCAGTCTCTGGATCATAGTACTGAGCTCGGCGAACGCATAAGCTAGCCGTCTTGCCATCAAAAGAATCACCATATCTCGTTGATGCAATAGAATAAAGGCGAACATTGTGAGGAGCGCCTGGTTTCTTAGGATTCTCACCCTACGGAAAGCAAAACAGCAATGCATTTATAAGCAAACAGAAGCTTAGcaaacaaaagaaacacaagACAGTACTTACAGGAGGGATCACTCCATAGCTCTGTCCTTCCCAATAAGGAACCTTCCCATCATGATCAATCACAATGTGGCAAGTCTCTCCAGGTGCTTGTGGACCAACGATTCTCTCAACAGAAACTATCTTTGCCGTGTAAGGCTCCTTGGGCCTGTACAAGTTCAAAGGAGTCTCTTTGGGTTCTTCAAGCTCTAGAGGAGTAACCGAGACTTTGGATCTGCTTGCTTGCTGCTGAAGTGACATACATACTTTGGACCGTTTCTTCAAACTCAGTTTCCTAGATACTGTATCTAATCTCAGAAGAGGACCACATGACTTCTCAGTGAAGCTCACACTTTGCACCTGAGACAGAATCAAAAGGTCAACGCTTACCACACACTAATGgtggattatttttttttttaaataagatcCTTCCACTTCCTAGACACCTCTCAAAGGATTCAAATTTTCAAGTCTCAACAGATAAAAAATCAGAGTTTTGTTATCTTCTGCTACTAAAGACTGTACCTTTCAATACCCAGTTCACTAAAAGTCAACATTAGTACAAAACCCacaaaaaagaaacacaaagaCAACAACATTTCAGGACCATCTAAAGCATCTGAAACAACAACATGGTTCGataaaattaattagttaaGATAAGTTTTGTTCACCTTAATCATAGATCGGCTCGACCCATCAATTCCAATAGGAAGTGCAACAGACATCtgaaatcaaaaccaaaactttTTCGTTAAATCAGCAAATATGCAAGGAAGTAAAAGAGTTTATAATgaaaaacaaagagaaagacCTGAGAAAGAGGAGTTGAGAGAGCCATGGTGATGAGAGAGGAATAAGAATTTGGATTATGAATTTGATCGCAAATCGAGAAAGAGGATGATTGttgagcagaagaagaagaagatgtttaATAGTGAAAGGGGTGAGGTGAAGAAAGATCCTTTCAAGGCCCAGAAAAGACACAAAACAGCCCACACTGTCTGCAAATTCTCAATTGGTTGGCTCCTCGGGACAGTGGATCTCGGTAGGCAGAATATTGTTTAATTATTGCTTAATTCTTTATAATTTTCGCtttgataataatttattaatttcttttaatattgattattgtttttttttgtcaacatattgATTATTGTTTTACTATAGCTTTTCatcttctcttattttttttagatcTATCATGTTTCGATTTTTACCGGCTTCTGATTCTGGAATGAAAGTGTTCTCTATCGATTTAAATGTTTGTACAAATCCTATTTCACTtggttaaatataatttttagatgccaaaaaaataattgttttactATTGGTACAA is part of the Brassica rapa cultivar Chiifu-401-42 chromosome A09, CAAS_Brap_v3.01, whole genome shotgun sequence genome and harbors:
- the LOC103839747 gene encoding uncharacterized protein LOC103839747, which translates into the protein MIRITRPKPIIESLTYNLIQRCSAGGTPKGKAKLKTGQPLKRNKLSTKKGGGGKTPAASGDGEEAVKGKGRISDEKQKLYEQCLNAPCPVRSLTPKEAEREAQREKLGLISKDKQRDMEIQKKGGAAAMGINTDEPMRIGTAGLDYVSLGIFSAEELVKYKVTAEDGERLAKENSKVLMREHRERRAAETVLLNMKKAAIEALPEKLKMAALEPDLTPFPANRGMATLTPPIEGYLEKVMDAAKKSSSKEKLR
- the LOC103839748 gene encoding ferredoxin--NADP reductase, root isozyme 1, chloroplastic, giving the protein MALSTPLSQMSVALPIGIDGSSRSMIKVQSVSFTEKSCGPLLRLDTVSRKLSLKKRSKVCMSLQQQASRSKVSVTPLELEEPKETPLNLYRPKEPYTAKIVSVERIVGPQAPGETCHIVIDHDGKVPYWEGQSYGVIPPGENPKKPGAPHNVRLYSIASTRYGDSFDGKTASLCVRRAQYYDPETGKEDPSKAGVCSNFLCNAKPGDKVQITGPSGKVMLLPEEDPKATHIMIATGTGVAPFRGYLRRMFMEDVPTFKFDGLAWLFLGVANSDSLLYDEEFSSYLKDYPENFRYDKALSREEKNKKGGKMYVQDKIEEYSDEIFKLLDNGAHIYFCGLKGMMPGIQDTLKRVAEERGESWEQKLTQLRKNKQWHVEVY